The Maridesulfovibrio salexigens DSM 2638 region GATGGGCGGACAGACCACACATCTGCCCCTGCGAATCAACACTGCTGGTGTTATTCCCCCTATTTTCGCTTCTTCAATCCTGATGTTCCCCGCAACCTTGGCAAGCTTCTCCAATAACGAGATTCTTTCCAAGTTCTCTGCGTACTTCGCTCCGTCTTCCATAGTATATAACGTAGTATACATCGCCCTGATCATTTTCTTTTGCTATTTCTACACTGCGATCATGTTTGATCCTAAAGGAATTGCTGAGAATATTCAGAAGCAGGGTGGTTTTATCCCCGGTATCCGTCCCGGTAACAGAACCCGTGAATACATTGATCGCGTTCTGACCAGGATCACTCTCTGGGGATCTCTGTACGTTGCAGCTATCTGCGTACTGCCTATGATTCTTATCGCCCAGTTCAACGTGCCTTTCTACTTCGGTGGAACCGCACTGCTCATCGTTGTCGGTGTTGCAATGGACTTCATGGGTAAAATTGAATCCTACATGATCTCCCGTCAGTATGAAGGGCTCATGGGTAAGGGCAGCAAAGTTAAGGGCAGGTAATTGCTTTGAAGAAGTACAGAGGTATCTACCTCAAGAATGACAAGGAGATTGGCCTCATGCGTGAGGCCAATCGTCTTGTTTCTACCATTTTAGATATGCTGGGTGAAGCAATCAAGCCGGGTATCACTACCATGAGTCTTGAAGATATCGCCTGCAAAGCCTGCGAAGGTTATGGTGTTAAACCTGCTTTCAAAGGTTACCACGGGTTTCCTTTTGCCCTTTGCTGTTCCGTGAACGAAGAAATTGTTCACGGATTTCCTTCTGAGAAGAGAATTCTTGAAGAAGGTGATATAGTCAGCATTGATATGGGTGTTATTTATCAGGGCTTTTACGGTGATTCCGCCCGTACTTACCCGGTCGGCAAGGTAGCCGACTCTACCCGCAATCTTCTTGATGTTACTCGTGAGTCTCTCATGCGCGGTATCAAGCAGGCATTGCCGGGCAACAGTCTTTATGATATTTCCCGGGCAGTTCAGGAATATGCAGAAGGAGCAGGGTTCGGAGTTGTGCGCCGCTTTGTAGGCCACGGCATCGGACGAAACCTTCATGAAAAACCTGAAGTTCCCAACTTTGTACCCTCGGGTCTTCCCGGTGTGCAGCTCAGAACAGGAATGGTAATCGCCATCGAACCGATGGTGACTGAAGGTTCTCATGACATCGAAATTCTCGATGACAAATGGACCGCAGTGACCAAGGACAGGAAGCTGTCCGCCCATTTTGAACACACCGTTGCCATTACTGCGGACGGGCCTCAGATTTTGAGCCTTTCCTAATTTATTTTAAGTACTCCATAGGGGTTGATTTTTCTGAAATCGTTCTGTAGAGTACACGTCTTGAATTTCGCGGCAACGAAAGACTGGCATGGTACAGTTACCCTTTAGCCGGGTAGCTAGGCATTAGGCCCACAATCGGCTAGCTCCCGATTGTTGAAACTGTTTAACTGCATTATTTGGAGACGGTCATGAAAGTAAGACCATCTGTTAAGAAGATTTGTCCCAAATGCAAAGTAATCAGACGCAAGGGTGTTCTGAGGGTTATTTGTGACAACCCCAGACACAAACAGCGTCAAGGATAGAGAGGTATAACTGTGGCTCGTATCGCTGGAGTAGACCTTCCGAAAAATAAGCGTTTGGATATTGCACTGACTTACATCTACGGCGTAGGTCGGACTACCGCTCTCAAGATTCTTGATACTGTTGGTATCGACTGGACACTCAAAACTGATGATCTCAGTGGCGAGCAGGTGAACACCATCCGTAAGGAACTTGAAGATAATTACAAAGTTGAAGGTGACCTTCGCCGTGATCAGATCGCTGACATTAAGCGTCTGATGGATATCGGCTGTTACCGTGGACTGCGCCACCGTCGCGGACTGCCCGTGCGTGGACAGAGCTCCAAGACCAACGCAAGAACTCGCAAAGGTCCCCGTCGCTCTGTAATGAGCAGGAAGAAGAAATAATATAATCCGCAGTTGTCAGACCATGTAAAGGTCCCACGTGCTGCTGATATAAATTCATTCTGGAGAGAATGGTATGGCTAGACCTCGCCGTTCCGGCAAGAAAAAAGAGAAAAAGAATGTTCCCGTGGGCATTGCTCACGTAAAAGCAACATTCAACAATACCATCATCACCTTCACTGACCTGAAGGGTAACGTGATCAGCTGGGCTACTTCCGGTGCATCCGGTTTCAAGGGATCTAGAAAATCTACTCCCTTTGCTGCACAGGTTGCTGCTGAAACCGCTGCAAGAAAAGCTCAGGATCAGGGTATGCGTACCGTTGGTATTTTCGTCAAAGGCCCCGGCTCCGGTCGTGAAGCAGCAATGCGCGCAATCGGTAACGTCGGTATGAAGGTTAACTTCATTCGCGATATAACACCCATCCCGCACAACGGCTGTCGTCCGCCGAAACGTCGCAGGGTCTAATTTCGAAGGAGTAATAACCTTGGCCAGATATACTAAAGCAAAGTGCAGACTGTGTCGTCGTGAAGGCGAAAAGCTTTTCATCAAAGGCGACCGCTGCTTTACTGATAAGTGCTCTTATGAACGTCGTCCTTATGCTCCCGGTATTGCCGGTCGCATGAGAAAGAAAATGAGCGACTACGCAATTCAGCTTCGTGAGAAGCAGAAAGTGCGTCGCATGTACGGTGTCCTCGAAGGCCAGTTCCGCAGCTACTTCAAGCGCGCAGACGGCATGAAAGGCGTAACCGGTGCGAACCTGCTCATGCTTCTTGAGACCCGCCTTGACAACACTGTTTACCGTCTTGGTTTTGCCAACTCTCGCGCGCAGGCTCGCCAGCTCGTGAAACACGGTATCTTCACCAAAAACGGCAGACGTGTTAATGTTCCTTCCATGCATGTAAAACCCGGTGATGTAATCGAGGTTCGTGAAGAATCCCGTAAGATCCCCGTGATTGCAGAAGCACAGGAAGTTATTGCCCGTCGTGGCTGCCCTGAGTGGCTCGAAGCTGACGGTGCTAATTTCAAAGGTGAAGTTAAAGCGATGCCGACTAGGGAAGATATCCAGTTCCCTATCAACGAACAGCTGATTGTCGAGCTGTACTCCAAATAAGAAGGATTAGTGCATGCTTATTCAAGACGGTGACAAACTCATCAACACCCGCAACTGGGCCGAGCTGGTTAAGCCGGAACAGCTTGTGCGTGACCCCAAGTCTAACGAGCTTTATGGTAAGTTCATTTGTGAACCCCTTGAGCGCGGATTTGGAACAACCATCGGTAACTCTCTCCGCAGAGTACTGCTCTCTTCAATGCAGGGAGCTGCCGCGGTTGCTGTAAAGATCGAAGGAGTTCAGCACGAATTCACCACTATTGAAGGTGTGATGGAAGATGTGACTGAGATTGTTCTGAACATCAAGCAGATCAGATTCGCAATGACTACAGATGAACCCCAGTTTCTTACCCTTCGGGTCAATAAGCAGGGCGTCGTCACCGCAGCTGATATTCAGGAAAACCAGAACGTCAAAGTCCTCAATCCTGAGCAGATTATTGCGACTCTGTCCGAGAAGATGGACATGGAGATGACTTTCGAGATCCGCATGGGTAAAGGTTACGTACCTGCAGACATGCACGAAGGTCTTGTCAATGAAATCGGTCACATCATTCTTGATTCCAGCTTTTCTCCTATCCGTAAGGTAGCTTACAGTGTGGAGCAGGCTCGTGTCGGACAGATGACCAACTACGACAAGCTTATCATCGAAGTTTTCACCGATGGTTCCGTTACCCCTGAGGATGCAATTGCCTACAGTGCAAAGATCCTCAAGGATCAGCTCTCCGTATTCATCAACTTTGATGAAATGGGATCCGAGCAGGAAGAGTCCAAAGAAAGCGACCTCGATCTCAACCCGAATCTGTTCAAGAGCATCGACGAACTCGAACTCTCCGTTCGTGCTACCAACTGCCTCAAGGCAGCTAACATTCGCATTGTTGGTGAACTTGTGCAGCGCACTGAGCAGACCATGCTTAAAACCAAGAACTTCGGACGTAAGTCTCTCGACGAAATCCGCCGCGTTCTTGACAGCATGGAACTTAAGTTCGGTATGGTCCTCGAGGATTTCGATAAAAAGCATCAGGAATGGCTGAAGAGGAAAGAGAAAAATGAGGCATAAAAAGTCCGGAAGAAAGTTCAACAGAAGCGCTTCCCACAGGAAGGCCATGTTGAGAAACATGGTTCGCTCTCTGCTGACCTATGAACATATCCGTACCACCGAGCCTAAAGCAAAGGAACTGAGAAGCTCTTGCGAAAAGCTTATCACCCTTGCTCTCCGCAACGACCTTCACTCTCGTCGTCTTGCTTACAAGACTCTTGAGAACCACGGTCTTGTTAAAAGGCTTTTCGATGAAATCGGCCCCCGCTACGAAGGCGGCGGCGGTGGTTACACTCGCATCATCAAGCTCGCTGAACCCCGTAAGGGTGACTGCGCTCCCATGTGCATCATCGAGCTGACCAAACGTGCTGAAGCTCCTGCTGAAGAAGCTGCGGCAACCACTGAAGCTCCCGCTGAGGAAGCTCAGGAAGCATAAATCAATGCTTATCCAAAGGGGCGGAAAATATTCCGCCCCTTTTTTTTATAACTACATATAGATATTTTCGATACGAGAGATTACATGGACTTACGTCGACTCGAAGCCTTCTGCAAGGTATACGAATTAAAGAGTTTTTCCAAAGCTGGTAAAGAACTGTTTCTTTCTCAGCCCACTATCAGTGCTCATATCTCCACTTTGGAAGAAGAGCTTGGTGTTCCGCTCTTCGACCGTTTGGGCAGGTCTATTATGGCTACCCAGGCTGGTGAGGTGCTTTATCGCAATGCGAAAGATATTTACAGTCTGATCGGAAAAGCGCAGTCAGAAATCAACATCCTGCGCGATAAAGTTGTCGGTGATTTGGAAATTGGCGGTAGTACTATTCCTTCTCACTACCTTTTGCCTGAAATTCTTTATAATTATTGCAAAAAGTATCCTGACGTAAGCGTGCATCTCTCTGTAGGTGACACGGCTGAGATACTTGAAAAAGTCCGCTCAGGTGAGTTGATTATAGGTGTTGTCGGGGCTACTGCTGACGTTCCGAATATCGAGTTTGTTCCTATTATGCGCGATGAACTGGTTATAGTCGCTCCTCCGGTATTGGTTCGCAATTATGATGTAATTGATGACATTCAGCATCTTGCTGAACTTCCTTGGGTCATGCGCGAAGGTGGTTCCGGTACACGCAAGGCGCTTGAGGCCGGTTTATCTGAAATGGGCACCAGTGTTCGTGAGCTTAACGTTACTGTCTGGGTTGAATCCACCCAAGCTGTTGTGCAGTGCGTGAGGGCCGGACTCGGTGTCAGTGTGACTTCTCGCCTTGCGGCACAACCGCTTATTGATTCAGGTGAACTTGTTCACATCAGCGATCTACCGCTTAATCTTGATAGAAGTTTTTATCTTGCTCACCTTCAGGGAAGGGAGTTTTTCCCTGCTGTTCGTTACTTCATTGAGCATGTTAAGAGTTTGTCCAATTAGTACGAGTAAATCAAAAAGGCCGGATATGCATGAAGCATATCCGGCCTTTTTTTTGCGTTAAAAATATTAGATATCGAGAAATTCAAGTTCTGGTATATGGTCAATCTGTCCGGTTTTTAATAAATATTTCGAAAAGACTTTCAGTCCTTCAATTTCTGTTTTGCCTAAATCGTACACTAGACCGTCATAATAGGAGCGGCTTTCTTCGAGATTAAGCATGGTCTTATCGGCCGTCATCTCGCAGATTTTTTCAATATTTGCCTGCCCCCATTCTTTAGCACGAATTAAATCGCGCACAGCCTGCTTCACGTCTTCTCGGTGTGCTGCATCGCGCCGTACTGTCCAGATGCCGAAGATGAAAGGAAGTCCGGTCCATCTTATCCACTCTTCGCCCAGATCAAATATGTAAGGATACTCTGCATGCTTGCGCAGGTTCAGAGCTTCATCGCCAATGCAAAGGATAGCTTCAGGCTTTTCACCTGATTCAAGTCGTTCGGTTGCGTTACCGGTTTCGTAGGTAGCATTGAGAGGAATGTACTCTGAAAGCAGAATCTTAAGCAGTGCTGCAGAAGTGTGGGTCTGTGCGCTAACCAGCACATTGCAACCTTTGAGTTGTTCAAGAGGCTTGCGGCTGATCATAATTACGGATTGGACCGGGCCACGGCTGCCGATGGCCAGATCGGGAAGCAGCAAATATTGCTCAGCATGGCGCAGGTATTCAATGCTGGAGTTGGATGCAATATGCATCAATCCTTCGGACATCATTTTGTTCAACTGTGCCGGAGGACCGTAAACAAATTCAAAGTCGTTGGCGATCAGACCTGATTCAAGGGGATAGTAGATCGGCAGAACGTTTAAATATGAAATACGGCCGACTTTAACTTTATCCATTAGCATTCTCCGCAAGGGTGTAATCCATAAGCCTTTGCTTGGGCATGAATCCGGCTTTTTTGATCAGGTTATGGATTTCTGCTTCAGAGAGCCTGAAGCTAACGCCAGCGGCTTTTACAACGTTTTCTTCAATCATGGTAGATCCGAAGTCATTTCCGCCATAGAAAAGCGCTAACTGCGAAATTTTCGGACCCATAGTAACCCACGAAACCTGCACGTTGTCAAAGTTGTCGAGAACAATGCGAGATACTGCAAGCATCCGTAAATATTCAACACTGGTCATTTTGCGTGCATTAGGAATATTGGTGTTGTCCGGCTGGAAAGTCCAAGGAATAAAGGCAGTGAATCCACCGGTGCGATCCTGAACTTCCCGCAGTGCGAAAAGATGCTTGATGCGATCCACAGGCTGTTCTTCATGACCGAACATCATGGTAGCTGTGGTGCGCAGGCCAAGATTATGGGCAGTCTCCATTACTTCCAGCCACTTGGCAGCATTGCACTTATTGGGCGCGATCCTGCTGCGGACTTCATCCACCAGAATTTCGGCACCGCCACCGGGAATGGAAGCCAGTCCAGCCTTGATAAGTCTTTGCAGAACTTCTTTGATGGAAATACCGTTCAGTTCACTCCAGTAGACAACTTCCGGTGGAGAGAAAGCATGGATATGAACCGGATAATTATCCTTAATAAAGGCTAGCATATCTTCATAGAAAGAGAGCGGAAGGTCCGGGTGGTGTCCACCCTGCATTAGAATCTGAGTCCCTCCAAGGTCGATAGTTTCCTGAATCTTCTGACCAAGTTCTTCCCTGCTGATTACGAATCCACCATCTTTGCCCGGTGCAACGTAAAAAGCGCAGAAACGGCAGCCGCAATCACATATATTGGAGTAGTTGATATTGCGGTCGATTACATAAGTAACGATCGGTTCAGGGTGTTTTTTCATCCTGATGGAATGGGCAAGGCTACCCAGATCAAAAAGATCAGCTTTTTCCATCAAGGTGACGGCTTCATCAAAATTTATACGTTCCCCGGCTTCAACTTTTTTTCCGATTTCCAGAACTTCAGCGGGGCTTTGAGTTAAATTTGTCATATTATTAAACCTCATTAAAAGCCGCATCGCGTTCAACAGGGGTGAACCCGCAACCGACAATCATTTCTTCCAGTTCAGCACGACTCAAACCCTGTTCAGACTCGGCTCCGGCCATGTGTCCTATTTTTTCTTCGACTACAGTGCCATCGAAATCATCTGCGCCGAAATGGAGTGCTGCCTGAGCCTGCTTAACCCCGAGCATCACCCAGTAAGCTTTGATGTGGGGGATGTTGTCGAGCATAAGTCGGCTGACTGCGATATTGCGCAGTTCATCAACACCTGTAAGCGGATTATCGATCTTAAGCTTGCTGTTCTCGGTCAGGAAGGGAAGAGGAATCAGACAATTGAATCCGCCGGAAATATCCTGCTGACGGCGTAACTGATCCAGATGGTCAACGCGGTCTGCGTAGGATTCTACATGACCGTAGAGCATGGTGCAGTTTGTCGTGTAGCCAAGTTCATGGGCTTCACCGTGGATGCGCAACCATTCTTTGCCGGGAAGTTTTTCCGGGCAGATCTTGGCGCGTACTTCAGGATTGAAAATTTCAGCACCGCCACCGGTAAGCATCTCGGAACCGGCAGCTTTCAACCGTTTGAGAACTTCAACGGTTGTGATTCCTTCTGCACTGGCAAGATGATCTATTTCCACAGCAGTGAATGCTTTAATAGCAGCCTGAGGGAGAATTTTTTTAATCTCAACGAAAGTTTCTTCGAAAAATGAAAGCGGAATATCATGATGGCAACCGCCGACAACGTGAACTTCACGGGGGGGAATCGGTGCCTTTTCAAGCTTTTCTAGAATATCTTCTCTGCTGAGTTTGAAAGAACCGTCCTCTTCAGGTTTACGGGCATAAGCGCAGAACAGGCAACCATTTACACAGATATTAGTGTAATTGATATGGCGGTTAATTACGTAAAAAGTTTTATTGCCGTGTAGTTGGCGTCTGCGGATGGAGGCCAGCGCTCCCAGCGCGTTGATATCGGGACAGTTGAAAAGAGTCAGTCCGTCTTCGGTGGAAATCCTTTCTCCGGCAAGCACTTTGTCGAGGATCGAGCCGAGTCCGGCATTTTGGAAGTAATTTTTTGAGATCATTTATATTCACCTTTGTTCAGCCGTAAATAAAAGTCGCTTCCAGCCATGTCAACACTGGATTTCCGGCTCTTAAAAATATAAAACCTTGTCCATGAGCAAAATATTGAAATTGGGCTATTCGCCCTGTCCGAACGATACATTTATTTTTCATGCCCTCGCTAGCGGGGCTGTCAGCATAGACCCTTTCAAATTGGACGTCACCCTCGCTGATGTAGAGGAACTGAATTCCATGGCCCGTTCAGGGAAGATGGATATCTGTAAGGTTTCCGTCTATGCCGCCGCACACATTATGGATGATTATATCCTGTTGCGCGCCGGAGGAGCTATGGGCCGCGGTGTCGGGCCGTTGCTGCTCACCGGAGCACCTTGCACCATAGCGGACCTTGATGGCAAGCGTATTGCCATACCGGGGCGCAATACAACTGCAAATCTTCTTTTCAGCCTCATGTGCCGCGAAGCAGGAATCAAGGTGGATTTGGTGGAGATGATTTTTGATCAGGTCATGCCTGCCATCAAAAACGGAGAAGTAGATGCAGGGGTTGTTATTCACGAAGGCCGTTTCACCTACGAAGCTCTGGGCTTGTCCAAACTTGCTGACCTCGGCCAGTGGTGGGAGGATTTTTCCGGTCTGCCAATCCCGCTCGGCTCCATTGCAATCAAGCGTTCTCTGGGCGCTGAAACGGCTTCCCTCATCAATGCCGCTATCCGCAAATCCCTGACCCTTTCCTCTGTGGATGAAGAAGCTGCATGGCCCTACATCAAAGAACATGCACAGGAAATGGATGATGAGGTCATTCATAAGCATATCAAGACTTTCGTGACTGATTATTCCGATGATGTCGGTCA contains the following coding sequences:
- the rpsD gene encoding 30S ribosomal protein S4, which codes for MARYTKAKCRLCRREGEKLFIKGDRCFTDKCSYERRPYAPGIAGRMRKKMSDYAIQLREKQKVRRMYGVLEGQFRSYFKRADGMKGVTGANLLMLLETRLDNTVYRLGFANSRAQARQLVKHGIFTKNGRRVNVPSMHVKPGDVIEVREESRKIPVIAEAQEVIARRGCPEWLEADGANFKGEVKAMPTREDIQFPINEQLIVELYSK
- a CDS encoding DNA-directed RNA polymerase subunit alpha — its product is MLIQDGDKLINTRNWAELVKPEQLVRDPKSNELYGKFICEPLERGFGTTIGNSLRRVLLSSMQGAAAVAVKIEGVQHEFTTIEGVMEDVTEIVLNIKQIRFAMTTDEPQFLTLRVNKQGVVTAADIQENQNVKVLNPEQIIATLSEKMDMEMTFEIRMGKGYVPADMHEGLVNEIGHIILDSSFSPIRKVAYSVEQARVGQMTNYDKLIIEVFTDGSVTPEDAIAYSAKILKDQLSVFINFDEMGSEQEESKESDLDLNPNLFKSIDELELSVRATNCLKAANIRIVGELVQRTEQTMLKTKNFGRKSLDEIRRVLDSMELKFGMVLEDFDKKHQEWLKRKEKNEA
- the rpsK gene encoding 30S ribosomal protein S11; this encodes MARPRRSGKKKEKKNVPVGIAHVKATFNNTIITFTDLKGNVISWATSGASGFKGSRKSTPFAAQVAAETAARKAQDQGMRTVGIFVKGPGSGREAAMRAIGNVGMKVNFIRDITPIPHNGCRPPKRRRV
- the rpmJ gene encoding 50S ribosomal protein L36 is translated as MKVRPSVKKICPKCKVIRRKGVLRVICDNPRHKQRQG
- a CDS encoding selenium metabolism-associated LysR family transcriptional regulator; this encodes MDLRRLEAFCKVYELKSFSKAGKELFLSQPTISAHISTLEEELGVPLFDRLGRSIMATQAGEVLYRNAKDIYSLIGKAQSEINILRDKVVGDLEIGGSTIPSHYLLPEILYNYCKKYPDVSVHLSVGDTAEILEKVRSGELIIGVVGATADVPNIEFVPIMRDELVIVAPPVLVRNYDVIDDIQHLAELPWVMREGGSGTRKALEAGLSEMGTSVRELNVTVWVESTQAVVQCVRAGLGVSVTSRLAAQPLIDSGELVHISDLPLNLDRSFYLAHLQGREFFPAVRYFIEHVKSLSN
- the mqnE gene encoding aminofutalosine synthase MqnE, with product MISKNYFQNAGLGSILDKVLAGERISTEDGLTLFNCPDINALGALASIRRRQLHGNKTFYVINRHINYTNICVNGCLFCAYARKPEEDGSFKLSREDILEKLEKAPIPPREVHVVGGCHHDIPLSFFEETFVEIKKILPQAAIKAFTAVEIDHLASAEGITTVEVLKRLKAAGSEMLTGGGAEIFNPEVRAKICPEKLPGKEWLRIHGEAHELGYTTNCTMLYGHVESYADRVDHLDQLRRQQDISGGFNCLIPLPFLTENSKLKIDNPLTGVDELRNIAVSRLMLDNIPHIKAYWVMLGVKQAQAALHFGADDFDGTVVEEKIGHMAGAESEQGLSRAELEEMIVGCGFTPVERDAAFNEV
- a CDS encoding menaquinone biosynthesis protein, with the translated sequence MDKVKVGRISYLNVLPIYYPLESGLIANDFEFVYGPPAQLNKMMSEGLMHIASNSSIEYLRHAEQYLLLPDLAIGSRGPVQSVIMISRKPLEQLKGCNVLVSAQTHTSAALLKILLSEYIPLNATYETGNATERLESGEKPEAILCIGDEALNLRKHAEYPYIFDLGEEWIRWTGLPFIFGIWTVRRDAAHREDVKQAVRDLIRAKEWGQANIEKICEMTADKTMLNLEESRSYYDGLVYDLGKTEIEGLKVFSKYLLKTGQIDHIPELEFLDI
- the rpsM gene encoding 30S ribosomal protein S13, translating into MARIAGVDLPKNKRLDIALTYIYGVGRTTALKILDTVGIDWTLKTDDLSGEQVNTIRKELEDNYKVEGDLRRDQIADIKRLMDIGCYRGLRHRRGLPVRGQSSKTNARTRKGPRRSVMSRKKK
- the mqnC gene encoding cyclic dehypoxanthinyl futalosine synthase — translated: MTNLTQSPAEVLEIGKKVEAGERINFDEAVTLMEKADLFDLGSLAHSIRMKKHPEPIVTYVIDRNINYSNICDCGCRFCAFYVAPGKDGGFVISREELGQKIQETIDLGGTQILMQGGHHPDLPLSFYEDMLAFIKDNYPVHIHAFSPPEVVYWSELNGISIKEVLQRLIKAGLASIPGGGAEILVDEVRSRIAPNKCNAAKWLEVMETAHNLGLRTTATMMFGHEEQPVDRIKHLFALREVQDRTGGFTAFIPWTFQPDNTNIPNARKMTSVEYLRMLAVSRIVLDNFDNVQVSWVTMGPKISQLALFYGGNDFGSTMIEENVVKAAGVSFRLSEAEIHNLIKKAGFMPKQRLMDYTLAENANG
- a CDS encoding 1,4-dihydroxy-6-naphthoate synthase yields the protein MSKILKLGYSPCPNDTFIFHALASGAVSIDPFKLDVTLADVEELNSMARSGKMDICKVSVYAAAHIMDDYILLRAGGAMGRGVGPLLLTGAPCTIADLDGKRIAIPGRNTTANLLFSLMCREAGIKVDLVEMIFDQVMPAIKNGEVDAGVVIHEGRFTYEALGLSKLADLGQWWEDFSGLPIPLGSIAIKRSLGAETASLINAAIRKSLTLSSVDEEAAWPYIKEHAQEMDDEVIHKHIKTFVTDYSDDVGQEGEQAVARLLQEAARMDGIELPDQPIFIEM
- the rplQ gene encoding 50S ribosomal protein L17, yielding MRHKKSGRKFNRSASHRKAMLRNMVRSLLTYEHIRTTEPKAKELRSSCEKLITLALRNDLHSRRLAYKTLENHGLVKRLFDEIGPRYEGGGGGYTRIIKLAEPRKGDCAPMCIIELTKRAEAPAEEAAATTEAPAEEAQEA
- the map gene encoding type I methionyl aminopeptidase: MKKYRGIYLKNDKEIGLMREANRLVSTILDMLGEAIKPGITTMSLEDIACKACEGYGVKPAFKGYHGFPFALCCSVNEEIVHGFPSEKRILEEGDIVSIDMGVIYQGFYGDSARTYPVGKVADSTRNLLDVTRESLMRGIKQALPGNSLYDISRAVQEYAEGAGFGVVRRFVGHGIGRNLHEKPEVPNFVPSGLPGVQLRTGMVIAIEPMVTEGSHDIEILDDKWTAVTKDRKLSAHFEHTVAITADGPQILSLS